Within Streptomyces sp. SS1-1, the genomic segment CCGTCCCCGAGGAGAAGGGCGGCCGGGGCGAGGACGGACACCTCGTCGCCACCTACCGCGCCAAGCTCCTGCAGGAGATCGACCTCGCGGAGATGAGCTCGCTGGCCGCGGCCGAACGCCGGGCCCGCCTGGAGCGGGTGCTCGGGCACATCATCAGCCGCGAGGGCCCGGTGCTGTCCACGTCCGAGCGCGCCCAGCTGATCCGCCGGGTCGTCGACGAGGCACTCGGCCTCGGCATCCTCGAACCGCTCCTGGAGGACGCGTCGATCACCGAGATCATGGTGAACGGCCCCGACGCGATCTTCGTCGAACGCGCGGGCCGCGTCGAGCAGTTGCCCCTGCGCTTCGCCTCCCACGACCAGCTGATGCAGACCATCGAGCGGATCGTCTCCACCGTGAACCGCCGCGTCGACGAGTCCAACCCGATGGTGGACGCCCGGCTGCCGTCCGGCGAGCGCGTCAACGTCATCATCCCGCCGCTCTCCCTCAGCGGGGCCACCCTCACCATCCGCCGCTTCCCGCGCTCCTTCACCCTGCGCGAGATGACCGGCCTCGGCTCCCTCGACGAACCCATGGTGTACCTGCTCGCCGGACTCGTGCAGGCCAAGTTCAACGTCATCGTCTCCGGCGCCACCGGCACCGGGAAGACCACCCTGCTGAACGCGCTGTCCGGCCTGATCCCGTCCTCCGAGCGCATCATCACCATCGAGGACTCCGCCGAACTCCAGCTCCAGCAGGCCCATGTGATCCGGCTGGAGTCCCGCCCGCCCAACGTCGAGGGCAAGGGGCAGGTCACCATCCGCGACCTGGTCCGCAACTCCCTGCGGATGCGCCCCGACCGGATCGTCGTCGGCGAGGTCCGCGGCGGCGAGTCCCTCGACATGCTCCAGGCCATGTCGACCGGCCACGACGGCTCACTGGCCACCGTGCACGCCAACAGCGCCGAGGACGCCCTGATGCGGCTGAAGACCCTCGCGTCCATGTCCGAGGTCGCCGTCCCCTTCGAGGCGCTGCACGACCAGATCAACAGCGCCGTCGACGTCATCATCCAGCTGACCCGGTTCCCGGACGGCGCCCGCCGCATCACCGAGATCGCCGTCCTGGACAGCCACGGCGCGGAGCCGTACCGGCTGGTGACGGTGGCCCGGTTCAACGCACAGCCGATGACACCGGACGGCCGTGTCCACGGCGCCTTCGCCTGCCATCCGCTCCCGCGCCGCACCGCCGACCGCCTCTACATGGCGAACCAGCCGATCCCGCAGGCGTTCGGCGTCGCCGCGTCCCCGCTCGAGCTCGCCACCCGAGAGGCCAGGTAGGACCCCGCCCATGGACCTGCAGACCCGCATCACGCTCACCACCGGCATCGCGCTGCTGACCTGCGTCCTGGCCGTCCTGGGCGTCCAGGCGTACGCCGCGGGCCGGGCCCGCCGCCAGGCCCTGGTCGAGCGCCTGTCCGCGACGGGCCAGCTCACCGGCCCCGGAGGGCGCCGCCGCCGCTTCCCCGGCCTGGACCGCCGGTTGCGCCGCACCCGCCTGGGCAGGCGCCTGGAGCTGCGGCTGGCCGCCACCGGACTGGACGTCACCCCCGGCGAGTTCTTCGTGACCATGCTGGCCGTCGTGGCCGGCCTCTGGCTCGTCGGGCAGGCGGCCCTCGCCCCCTTCTTCGGGCCGATCGCCGGACTGCTCGGCGTGTGGGCCGCCGTCCAGTTCCTCAACTGGCAGCGCCAGAAACGCATCGAGCGGTTCATCAACCAGCTCCCCGAACTCGCCCGCATCCTGGCCAACGCCGCGCACGCCGGACTCGCCCTGCGCACCGCGATCGGCCTCGCCGCCGAGGAACTGGAGGCCCCCGCCGGGGAGGAACTCGCCAAGGTCTCCCACCAGCTCGCCCTCGGCGCCTCCATGGACGACGCGCTCGGCGAACTCGCCGAACGCCTCCCCTCCCGCGAACTCGTCGTCCTGGTCACCACGCTGGTCCTGTCCAACCGGGCCGGCGGCCAGGTCGTCAGCGCCCTGCGGAACCTCACCGAGACCCTGGAGGAGCGCAAGGAGACCCGGCGCGAGGTCCGCACCCAGCTCTCCCAGGTCAGCATGACGTCGTACGCCGTTCCCGTGCTGGGCGTCGGATCGCTGTTCCTGATGAACGGCGTGAAGGACGGCGCCCTCGACCGCATGACCGGCAGCCCGCTCGGCCAGGCCGCCGTCCTCGTCGCGTTCGGGCTGTACGCGCTCGGCTTCCTGCTGATCCGCCGCCTCTCACGGATCGACGTCTGAGGGGGCCTTCGGAATGGGAATCGGACTGCTCCTCGCCACCGCCATGGCCCTCGCCGTCGCGGGCGTCTTCGCCGGCATCCGCATGTACCGGGCCGAGACGAAACTCCCCGCCGACCTGGCGCTCGCCCTGGAGGTCGGCGCCACCCGCACCGGCGCCGTGGACTCCCTCATCGACCGCATGGGCATGCGCTACGCCCCGGCCGTCCTGCGCCTCATGGGCCCCAAGCTCGTCGCCCGGTACCGCCGCAGGATCGACCTCGCGGGCAACCCCGGCGGCCTGACCATCGACCGCTACGCCGCCCGGCGCGCCGTGTACGGCTTCCTCGGCGCGGTCGGCTTCCTCGTCTTCCTGCTGCGCGGACAGGTGCTCGTCGCGCTGCTCCTGCTCGCGTTCGGCGCCTTCTGGACGGAGGTCGGCATCTGGTCGGCCATCCGGATCAGGAAGGACGAGATCGAACGCACCCTGCCCGACTTCCTCGACGTCCTCGCCGTCGTGGTCAGCGCCGGCCTCGGCTTCCGCCAGGCCCTCGACCGCGTCTCCGGCCGGTACGAGGGCCCCTGGGCCGACGAACTGCGCATCACCCTGCGCCAGATGGACCTCGGCATGAGCCGCCGCCAGGCCTTCGCGGAGCTGCGCCGCCGCAACGACTCCGAGCAGGTGGCGATGTTCGTGACCGCGCTCCAGCAGGGCGAGGAACTGGGCGCGCCGATCGTCGACACCCTGGTCGCCCTCGCCAAGGACATGCGCCGCACCGACGCGCAGAACGCCCGCCGCAAGGCGGCCCGCGCGGTGCCCAGGGCCACGCTGATGATCACCACCTTCATGGTGCCGGCGACGTTGATCCTGCTGGGCGCGGGCCTGCTGCTCGGGTCCGGCACGGACTTCGGGACGCTGACGGGGGAGTAGGGGAGGAGGCACATGACCGGCATTCCGGCGCACGAGGCGCTGCGGATCGTGGTGGCGGACGACGACCCCGCCGCGCGGGCCCGCCTGACCGCCCTGCTGTCCGGCCACCCCGGCCTGCGGATCGTGGCGGAGGCGTCCGACGGCCACGAGGCCCAGGAGGCGGCCCGCCGCCACCACCCTGACGCGACGGTGCCGGACGCGCGCCTGCCAGGCATGGACCTGCCGCAACTGGCCCTGTCGACCCCGGTGTTGGTGCTGACGTACGCCGACGAACCGGAGGCGGCCCGCGAGGCGCTGCGCCGGGGCGCCCACGGCTACCTGCTGCACGGCGAGTTCACGGCGGACGAACTGGTCGCGGCCGTACGGGAGGTGAGGCGGGGCAGGGCCCCGCTGACCCCCTCGGTCGCCGCGATGCTCGCGCAAGCAAACGCCGAACGCGGCGTCCGGGCCGGGAGTTTGTCGGAACCGCTTTCGCAAGTGCAACCATCTGTGGCACAGTCGTCGTACCGGTCACGGTTCCGACTGAGCAGGAGGGAGGCGGAGATCATGGACCTCATCGCGTCGGGGATGAACAACCAGCAGATCGCCGCCACCTGTTTCATCACCGAAAAGACGGTCAAGAACCACATCAACCGCATCTTCGCCAAACTTCACAGCACCAACCGGGCGGAGGCCGCAGCCAAGTGGCGTGGTGGGAAGCCCGGTTCACCGTCAGGACGGAGCTGAGGGGCGATGACGCGACGACTGTTTTCGGTCATGGCGTGGAATTGGGCCCAAGGGCCCTCTGGCATTCCGGCCGTTCCCGCCTACGTTTCTCCCCAGAGCGCTCAACGATCGCCGTACACCGGAGGGGACCCCCATGAGCAACTGGATCAACGCGACCGCCGCGTACCTGCGCTCCCGCACCGCACGGGACGACAGGGGACAGACGGCGGTGGAGTACCTGGGCATCATCGCGGTGGTGGTGGCGATCGTGCTGGCGATCACCGGGACGGACATCGGCAGCACCATTTACGACGCGATCACCGAGCAGATCGCCGAGGTCACGGGCGGCTGAGGCAGACACGCGGGGTCGGCGACGCGGGGCAGGCGTTCCCCCTCTACATCACGGTGGTGGGGGGCCTGCTCCTGCTTGCGTTCGTGTACCTGGCGGTGGGCCAGGCGGCAGCGAACCGGAACGGCGCCCAGACCGCGGCCGACGCCGCTGCCCTCGCGGCGGCCCTGGACACCCGGGACAAACTCACGGACGACTGGCTGGAGAACGTCCTCGACCCCGAGAAGTGGCAGGACATCTTCGACGGCGTCGGTTCTCCCCTCGACGGGTGCGGACGAGCGCAGGAACTCGCGGCCGAGAACAACGCCACCGCGTTCTGCACTCCGCTGGCGGGACTGCCTCCGGGCTACCGGGTCGAGGTGAAGACGACGGAACCCGTGGGCGACTCCATCGTGCCCGGTACCGAGAACGTCCACTCGACGGCGACCGCCACGGCCGTGATCGAGTGGCGGTGCGACTTCGACCTTCCGGGAGAGGACGCCGACGACGAGGCCCTGCCGGAACTCAGGTGCGACGACGCCGACTGGCAGCTCGACCCGGAGAATCTCGACGACCTCCCAGGCCCCGAGGACCTCTTCGACGTGCATCTGACCGACGGGCAAGGCAATGACGAGTGACGAAGGAAGCGGAGTGATGGGCATTCGGTTCTCGGCGAAGGGCCGCAGGGCGCTGGTCGCGGCCGCGCTCGCGGCCGGTCTGGCCGTCGGTGCGTCCGGTTGTGGCGGAGGAGGGGGCGATGAGGACGGGAAGCCGAAGGCCTCCGCTTCCGCCTCGCAGAAGGACGACTCCGGGCCGAGCCCTCAGGAAGGCGAGTCGGACACTCCGCTGGCGGAGATGAAGGGGCAGGACGGTCTGCTCCTGCAGATCACCTCGGCGGTGCGGGACACCGGTGGCTTCCTCACGCTGAACGGCACGCTCAAGAACGACGGCGAGAAGAGTGTCACCGTGCCCTCTCAGGTGCGCGGGAACGAGACCGAGATCGTGCGCCACGGCAGGTCGCTCGGCGGTGCCACCCTCGTCGACTCCAAGAGCAAGAAGCGCTACTACGTGCTGCGCGACACCGATGGACGTCCCCTCACGACCACCGGGTTCTCGATCCTGAAGTCCGGCGAGAGCCTGGCCGTGTTCATGCAGTTCCCGGCGCCGCCCGCCGACACGGCCGAGGTCGTCTTCCAGCTCCCCACCTTCGCCTCCGCCACCATCCAGATCTCCGGATGAGCCGCCCATGACCCGCCTCCCTCTCACCCTGACCGCGGTCGGCGTCATGATCGCCGCCAACCTCCTGACCGCCACGACCGCCGAGGCCGACGACGACCCCGTCGTGCCGCCCGGCACCGAGGCGTCCGCCGCCGCGCCCGTGGAGGTCGACGCCAACGACCCGGATCTCAAGCTGCCCGAGGGCGCCACCCTCGCCGCCGCCAAGGTGCTGGACATCAAGCAGGTCGTCGAGGACCAGGCCGGCGAGGAGCGCCGCGAGGACACCAACGCCGACGTGAAGTTCGCGCTCCAGGCGGAGGTGCTGTTCCCCAAGGACAGCGCGAAACTCACCGGCGAGGCCAAGGCCCGTATCGCCGCCATCGCCGAGGAGATCGGCAAGCAGAACGCCACCCGCATCCGCGTCTTCGGCTTCACCGACAACCTGGGCTCCGCGGCCCACGGCGACGTCCTGTCCCGCAAGCGTGCCAACGCCGTACAGGGCGTCCTGGAGGCCGAGCTGGACGACTCCACGATCACCTACGAGGTCCGCGGCTACGGCGAGCAGTACCCCATCTCCTCCAACGCCACCGAGGCCGGCCGCAAGAAGAACCGCAGGGTCGAGGTCTCCTTCCCCCGCACGGGGGGCTGATCAGTCCGTCACCACACCGACCGTCACCCCCACCCGCACCCCCCACCCCGCCATCGCCCCCGCCTCCGACTCCAGGACGTGGCGGGAGCGGAGGCGGGGGAGCCCCAGGCGGTTCGGGGGCATCGTGCGGACGGCGAGGACGCGCAGGTGCCGGTCGAGGTAGGCGACGTCGATCGGCATCCGCATCCGCACCGTGTGCACGCTGCCGGCCGGCGTGAGCAGCATCGCCCCGTCGATCGCGTCCCGCCCCAGCAGCCCCTTCGTCCGGGCCCGGTAGGACGCGGCGATCTCCAGCGGCACCGCCACCTCGCCCCGTTCCCCGTGGACGACCAGCGTGCCCCGTCCGTCCTGCCACCGCCGAGCCATCGCGGCCCCTCCCGCCCTCGCCGATATCGCGTTGTCCTGGCCGTGCTACCCGGGTAGGAAAGATCCCATGACTGGACTCGGCGTGGTGTTCCGTCCCCAACTCGCCCCCGAACGGCTGCGTTCCGTCGCCGAGGCCGCCGACGCGGCGGGGCTGGAGGAGCTGTGGCTCTGGGAGGACTGCTTCCGTGAGGGAGGTGTCTCCACCGCCGCGGCCGCCCTCGCGTGGACCGGGCGGGTGAAGGTCGGCGTCGGCCTGCTGCCCGTGCCGCTGCGCAACGTCGCGCTCACCGCGATGGAGGCCGCCTCCCTGCACCGCATGTTCCCGGGCCGGCCCCTCCTCGCCCTCGGACACGGCGTGCAGGACTGGATGGGCCAGGTCGGCGCCCGCGCCGAGTCGCCGGTGACCCTGCTGCGGGAGCATCTCGACGCGCTGCGGGCCCTGTTGCGCGGGGAACGCCTCACCGTCGAGGGGCGGTACGTCCGGCTGGACGACGTGGCCCTGGACTGGCCGCCGGACGGGCCGGCACCGGTCCTCGCCGGGGTGACCGGTCCCCGCTCGCTGCGGCTGTCCGGTGCCTCGGCCGACGGCACGCTGCTCACCGCCTCCACGCCGCCGGACGGCGTACGCCGGGCCCGGCGGCTCATCGACGAGGGGCGGAGCGCGGCCGGGCGCACCGACGCCGGGCCGCACCCGGTCACCGTCTATCTGCTCGCCGCCACCGGCCCCGACGGCCCCGAGCGCGTACAGGCCGAACTGGCCGCGGAAGGGGTCGCCTTCGTGCCCGGCCTCGGAGCGGCCGGAGACGCGGCCGCCGTCGCCGCGGCCGTACGGCGGTTCGCGGAGGCCGGGGCGGACACCGTGGTCCTGCAGCCGACGGGCGACGAGCCGGACCCGGAGGGGTTCGTCCGGTTCGTCGCCGGGGAGGTCCGCCCGCTGGTCCCCTGATCCGGCGGCCGGGCGGGCGTCAGCCGGGCCGCCGCGTGCCCGTCGCCCCGTCGATCAGCTCGCGCACGATGTCCATGTGACCGGCGTGCCGTGCCGTCTCCTCGATCATGTGGACCAGCACCCAGCGCAGGGACACGTCGATGTCCCGCCAGTCCGGCCGGCCCCGCTCGTCCAGGGACCGGCTGTCGATCACACGGTCGGCGGCGGCCCGCGCCCGGCCGTAGAAGTCGACGATCTGCCGGGTCGTCTCGCCCTGGTCGGCCCGCATGTCCTCGTCGCTGTACGGGTCGAACCACAGCGGTTCCACCTCACCGCCGAAGCTCGCGACGAACCAGCCGTACTCGACGGAGGCGAGGTGCTTGACCAGCCCCAGCAGGCTCGTGCCCGACGGTGTCATCGGGCGGCGCAGCGCCTCGTCGTCCAGCCCCTCCAGCTTCCACGACACCGCGTCCCGGTGCCGGTCCAGGCTCTCGCGGAGCAAGGCCTTCTCGTCCGCCGTGTACGCCGGCCGCGTCGGGTTCGTCATGGGGCGGAAATTATCAGCGGCCACCGACACCGCCCTGCGACCATGCCCGGATGGGACAGCGCAGCAGGTCGTTCGAGGAACTCGTCGCGGAGGGCGCCGCCGTGCCCACCGAGGGCTGGGACTTCTCCTGGTTCGAGGGGCGGGCCACGGAGGAGCGGCCGAGCTGGGGGTACGCGGTGTCGCTGGCCGGCCGCCTGGCCGCCGCCACCGCCGCGCTCGATCTGCAGACCGGGGGAGGGGAGGTCCTCGCCTTCGCCCTCGGACGGGCGCCCGAGGCGCCGGTGCTCACCGTCGCCACGGAGGGCTGGCCGCCGAACGTCACCGAGGCCACCGCGCTGCTCGCCCCGCGCGGGGTCGCCGTCGTCGCCGTACCGGAGGACGCGCCGCTGCCGTTCGCCGACGCGGCCTTCGACCTGGTGTCGAGCCGGCACCCGGTCCGGGCCCCCTGGGCGGAGATCGCCCGGGTGCTGCGGCCCGGCGGCACCTACTTCGCCCAGCACGTCGGCCCGCGCAGCGTCTTCGAGCTGGTCGAGCACTTCCTCGGCCCGCAGCCGGACGAGGTGCGCGACGCGCGGCACCCGGACCGGGAACGCGCGGAGGCGGAGGCCGCGGGGCTGGAGATCGCCCAACTGCGCGCCGAGACCCTGCGGGTGGAGTTCCACGACATCGCGGCGGTCGTCCACTTCCTGCGCAAGGTGGTGTGGATGGTGCCGGGCTTCACCGTGGAGGCGTACCGCCCCCGGCTGCGCGCCCTGCACGAGCGGATCGAGGCCGAGGGCCCCTTCGTGGCCCACAGCACCCGCCATCTCTTCGTCGCGCACAAGCCGGGCGGTTGAGGGCCGGAGCTTGAGACGGTCGCCTCGCGGTCAAATGGTGCAAATCGTGCATTCGGGGGTTCGGGAGCGTTTGTGGCCTCCATATCCAAGGAACCCTCACCTTTTCCACATCGTTATGGGGGTCGGCTCGCTTTCCGTGCGGCTCTCACGTAAGTTCGGACCAAGGCAATTCGCGTAAGCAAAGCTGCGCGGTGGCACCGCGCGGCGGAGGGGGCTGCGCGGTGCCCTGCCCTGCTGCGACCCGCCACCGGCAGGCCCCTCGCCGCGTCAAGCGGACGTTCGCGGCCGGGGTCACCCCTGGGAGGGACGACCCCCCGGACGGCCGAGCGGCGCACACAACCGGCCAAACCCGCCATTACCGGCCATGCGGTCCACGTTCTCCCTGGTCAGAGGCGTGTGCCTCGGCGGAGCGCCGCCCCGAGGGATCGTTTTCCCTCTCATCCGGCCGTCGCCGGGCGACTCCGGAGCGTAGTTGTCTCGCGCCGATGCACGCAGCATCACTTACGAAGGGTTATGGTGGAAACCCCCCCTCGGGCCGGTCCGTCTCCCCCCCACGGACCGGCCCGTTTTCTGTTCCCGGGCCATCCCCCGGAACGCGCCCGCGCCGAACCCCGGTACGCTCCATGCGCGGGGACCGCATCCGTACGGAGGGGCTGACAATCACGTGAACCTGCGCGACATGCTGCGCGGCCTGCTGGTCAGGCTGTACGCGCGCCGGGTGGAAGGCCACCTGGACCACGCTCAGGTGCCCAAGCACATCGGCGTGATCATGGACGGCAACCGGCGCTGGGCCAAGGCAGCGGGCTCCTCCACCGTGCACGGACACCGGGCCGGCGCCGAGAAGATCGAGGAATTCCTCGGCTGGTGCACCGAGACGGACGTCGAGGTCGTCACCCTCTGGCTGCTGTCGACGGACAACTTCGACCGCCCCCAGGAAGAACTCGTCCCCCTGCTCGGCATCATCGAGGACGTCGTCCGCACCCTCGCCGCCGACGGCCGCTGGCGCGTGCACCACGTCGGCACGCCGGACCTGCTCCCCGGCCCCATGCAGACCACGCTGAAGGAGGCCGAGGAGGCCACCGCCCACGTCGACGGAATACTGGTCAACGTGGCCATCGGATACGGCGGCCGGCAGGAGATCGCCGACGCCGTGCGCTCGATGATCACCGAGGCGCACGACAAGGGCACCTCCATGGAGGAGCTCGCCGAGTCCGTCAGCGTCGACCTCATCGGCCGTCACCTCTACACCGGCGACCAGCCCGACCCCGACCTCGTGATCCGCACCAGCGGTGAACAACGGCTGTCCGGTTTCATGCTGTGGCAGACGGCCCACTCGGAGTACTACTTCTGTGAGGTCTTCTGGCCGGCCTTCCGCAAGGTCGACTTCCTGCGTGCCCTGCGTGACTACGCCGCACGGCACCGCCGCTACGGCGGCTGACACCGCACCCCGCCCAGGCGGGCGGGGACGGACGTTCACGAGGAGTTCACGGGCGCGCCGTCGTACCCGTCGGCATGGCAGCGGGTGTTCGAGGGCATAGACCAAGCAGGTCGATGCCCGAACCACGGGTGTCGGATCTCAGCGGACGGCGCCGGAGCCGTCCGCCCGGGAGGCCCGTTTGCACCAGCCCTACCGTGCGGTGACGGCACGGAAGAAGCAGTGGAGGGCCGGTTTCCGGCCCGTGCGGGGCGTGCGCCGCGGCCGA encodes:
- a CDS encoding Flp family type IVb pilin, yielding MSNWINATAAYLRSRTARDDRGQTAVEYLGIIAVVVAIVLAITGTDIGSTIYDAITEQIAEVTGG
- a CDS encoding type II secretion system F family protein, with the protein product MDLQTRITLTTGIALLTCVLAVLGVQAYAAGRARRQALVERLSATGQLTGPGGRRRRFPGLDRRLRRTRLGRRLELRLAATGLDVTPGEFFVTMLAVVAGLWLVGQAALAPFFGPIAGLLGVWAAVQFLNWQRQKRIERFINQLPELARILANAAHAGLALRTAIGLAAEELEAPAGEELAKVSHQLALGASMDDALGELAERLPSRELVVLVTTLVLSNRAGGQVVSALRNLTETLEERKETRREVRTQLSQVSMTSYAVPVLGVGSLFLMNGVKDGALDRMTGSPLGQAAVLVAFGLYALGFLLIRRLSRIDV
- a CDS encoding LuxR C-terminal-related transcriptional regulator, whose amino-acid sequence is MTGIPAHEALRIVVADDDPAARARLTALLSGHPGLRIVAEASDGHEAQEAARRHHPDATVPDARLPGMDLPQLALSTPVLVLTYADEPEAAREALRRGAHGYLLHGEFTADELVAAVREVRRGRAPLTPSVAAMLAQANAERGVRAGSLSEPLSQVQPSVAQSSYRSRFRLSRREAEIMDLIASGMNNQQIAATCFITEKTVKNHINRIFAKLHSTNRAEAAAKWRGGKPGSPSGRS
- a CDS encoding isoprenyl transferase, translated to MNLRDMLRGLLVRLYARRVEGHLDHAQVPKHIGVIMDGNRRWAKAAGSSTVHGHRAGAEKIEEFLGWCTETDVEVVTLWLLSTDNFDRPQEELVPLLGIIEDVVRTLAADGRWRVHHVGTPDLLPGPMQTTLKEAEEATAHVDGILVNVAIGYGGRQEIADAVRSMITEAHDKGTSMEELAESVSVDLIGRHLYTGDQPDPDLVIRTSGEQRLSGFMLWQTAHSEYYFCEVFWPAFRKVDFLRALRDYAARHRRYGG
- a CDS encoding DinB family protein; translated protein: MTNPTRPAYTADEKALLRESLDRHRDAVSWKLEGLDDEALRRPMTPSGTSLLGLVKHLASVEYGWFVASFGGEVEPLWFDPYSDEDMRADQGETTRQIVDFYGRARAAADRVIDSRSLDERGRPDWRDIDVSLRWVLVHMIEETARHAGHMDIVRELIDGATGTRRPG
- a CDS encoding CpaF family protein translates to MSLRSRITVPEEKGGRGEDGHLVATYRAKLLQEIDLAEMSSLAAAERRARLERVLGHIISREGPVLSTSERAQLIRRVVDEALGLGILEPLLEDASITEIMVNGPDAIFVERAGRVEQLPLRFASHDQLMQTIERIVSTVNRRVDESNPMVDARLPSGERVNVIIPPLSLSGATLTIRRFPRSFTLREMTGLGSLDEPMVYLLAGLVQAKFNVIVSGATGTGKTTLLNALSGLIPSSERIITIEDSAELQLQQAHVIRLESRPPNVEGKGQVTIRDLVRNSLRMRPDRIVVGEVRGGESLDMLQAMSTGHDGSLATVHANSAEDALMRLKTLASMSEVAVPFEALHDQINSAVDVIIQLTRFPDGARRITEIAVLDSHGAEPYRLVTVARFNAQPMTPDGRVHGAFACHPLPRRTADRLYMANQPIPQAFGVAASPLELATREAR
- a CDS encoding pilus assembly protein TadG-related protein, with the protein product MRQTRGVGDAGQAFPLYITVVGGLLLLAFVYLAVGQAAANRNGAQTAADAAALAAALDTRDKLTDDWLENVLDPEKWQDIFDGVGSPLDGCGRAQELAAENNATAFCTPLAGLPPGYRVEVKTTEPVGDSIVPGTENVHSTATATAVIEWRCDFDLPGEDADDEALPELRCDDADWQLDPENLDDLPGPEDLFDVHLTDGQGNDE
- a CDS encoding LLM class flavin-dependent oxidoreductase, producing MTGLGVVFRPQLAPERLRSVAEAADAAGLEELWLWEDCFREGGVSTAAAALAWTGRVKVGVGLLPVPLRNVALTAMEAASLHRMFPGRPLLALGHGVQDWMGQVGARAESPVTLLREHLDALRALLRGERLTVEGRYVRLDDVALDWPPDGPAPVLAGVTGPRSLRLSGASADGTLLTASTPPDGVRRARRLIDEGRSAAGRTDAGPHPVTVYLLAATGPDGPERVQAELAAEGVAFVPGLGAAGDAAAVAAAVRRFAEAGADTVVLQPTGDEPDPEGFVRFVAGEVRPLVP
- a CDS encoding OmpA family protein → MTRLPLTLTAVGVMIAANLLTATTAEADDDPVVPPGTEASAAAPVEVDANDPDLKLPEGATLAAAKVLDIKQVVEDQAGEERREDTNADVKFALQAEVLFPKDSAKLTGEAKARIAAIAEEIGKQNATRIRVFGFTDNLGSAAHGDVLSRKRANAVQGVLEAELDDSTITYEVRGYGEQYPISSNATEAGRKKNRRVEVSFPRTGG
- a CDS encoding DUF5936 domain-containing protein, whose translation is MGIGLLLATAMALAVAGVFAGIRMYRAETKLPADLALALEVGATRTGAVDSLIDRMGMRYAPAVLRLMGPKLVARYRRRIDLAGNPGGLTIDRYAARRAVYGFLGAVGFLVFLLRGQVLVALLLLAFGAFWTEVGIWSAIRIRKDEIERTLPDFLDVLAVVVSAGLGFRQALDRVSGRYEGPWADELRITLRQMDLGMSRRQAFAELRRRNDSEQVAMFVTALQQGEELGAPIVDTLVALAKDMRRTDAQNARRKAARAVPRATLMITTFMVPATLILLGAGLLLGSGTDFGTLTGE
- a CDS encoding methyltransferase domain-containing protein; the protein is MGQRSRSFEELVAEGAAVPTEGWDFSWFEGRATEERPSWGYAVSLAGRLAAATAALDLQTGGGEVLAFALGRAPEAPVLTVATEGWPPNVTEATALLAPRGVAVVAVPEDAPLPFADAAFDLVSSRHPVRAPWAEIARVLRPGGTYFAQHVGPRSVFELVEHFLGPQPDEVRDARHPDRERAEAEAAGLEIAQLRAETLRVEFHDIAAVVHFLRKVVWMVPGFTVEAYRPRLRALHERIEAEGPFVAHSTRHLFVAHKPGG
- a CDS encoding DUF192 domain-containing protein, whose protein sequence is MARRWQDGRGTLVVHGERGEVAVPLEIAASYRARTKGLLGRDAIDGAMLLTPAGSVHTVRMRMPIDVAYLDRHLRVLAVRTMPPNRLGLPRLRSRHVLESEAGAMAGWGVRVGVTVGVVTD